A part of Setaria viridis chromosome 8, Setaria_viridis_v4.0, whole genome shotgun sequence genomic DNA contains:
- the LOC117833301 gene encoding probable protein S-acyltransferase 23 isoform X2, producing the protein MAEIEVVTDGGSARLDVEEEGDQRRQGGGGPAAGEPDPVVDVYSAAAYGDLERLRGFVERGGAAALREPDGNGYHALQWAALNNYPHVALYLIEHGADVNATDHAGQTALHWAAVRGSTSVSDVLMEHGARVEAADVNGYRAVHVAAQYGQTSFLHHIISKYGAYFDALDNDGRSALHWAAYKGNADTIRLLLFMDANQVRQDKNGCTPLHWAAIRGNLEVCTVLVHAGTKEELTLNDSGGLTPVQLAAEKGHRHLSNILSNAIKVSFEDKFFPGRSRKIGYAPFLFAYLVICLILFLNSIVFAPNFSRITATAGLWSWAAVSLFFASQVQFYRVSRKNPGYIKANTKRLDSKEPLMEIDLTNSSWTGNWSQLCPTCKIIRPMRSKHCPTCKHCVEQFDHHCPWISNCVGKGLNVDTILVLWKNKMLTAKESIQSFDCSFKI; encoded by the exons atggcggagaTCGAGGTGGTGACCGACGGCGGCTCCGCGAGGCTggatgtggaggaggagggggaccagcggcggcagggcggggGTGggcccgcggcgggggagccGGACCCCGTGGTCGACGTGTACTCGGCCGCGGCGTACGGGGACCTGGAGCGGCTTCGGGGCTTCGTCGAGCGCGGGGGCGCCGCGGCCCTCCGGGAGCCCGACGGAAACGGCTACCACGCGCTCCAGTGGGCCGCGCTCAACAACTACCCCCACGTCGCGCTCTACCTTATCGAG CACGGGGCCGACGTGAACGCGACGGACCACGCGGGGCAGACGGCGCTGCACTGGGCGGCGGTGCGCGGGTCGACGTCCGTGTCCGACGTGCTCATGGAGCACGGCGCGAGGGTCGAGGCCGCCGACGTCAATGGCTACCGG GCAGTCCATGTTGCAGCTCAGTATGGCCAGACGTCATTCTTGCATCACATTATCTCAAAGTACGGTGCATATTTTGATGCTTTGGACAATGATGGGAGGAGCGCATTGCACTG GGCTGCCTACAAGGGGAATGCAGATACAATCAGATTACTTCTGTTTATGGATGCTAATCAAGTAAGGCAAGACAAAAACG GTTGTACCCCTTTACACTGGGCTGCTATAAGAGGAAATTTGGAGGTTTGCACAGTTCTTGTACATGCTGGTACGAAGGAAGAACTCACACTAAATGATAGTGGTGGGCTAACTCCTGTGCAACTTGCAGCAGAAAAAGGTCATCGGCATCTTTCCAACATCCTT TCTAATGCTATAAAAGTAAGCTTTGAAGACAAGTTCTTCCCTGGGAGATCGAGAAAAATTGGATATGCCCCTTTCTTGTTTGCTTATCTTGTCATCTGCCTTATCCTTTTCCTGAACTCAATTGTATTTG CACCTAATTTTTCTAGGATCACTGCTACTGCTGGTCTTTGGTCTTGGGCTGCTGTATCACTTTTCTTTGCATCACAAGTACAGTTCTACAGAGTTAGCAG AAAGAATCCTGGCTATATCAAGGCAAATACCAAGCGACTTGATTCGAAG GAACCACTTATGGAGATTGATCTTACCAACTCCTCTTGGACAGGCAATTGGTCTCAGCTATGCCCTACTTGTAAG ATAATTCGCCCTATGCGCTCCAAACATTGTCCAACTTGTAAGCATTGTGTCGAGCAATTTGACCATCACTGCCCGTGGATATCAAACTGTGTTGGTAAG GGACTAAACGTGGATACTATTTTAGTCCTCTGGAAGAATAAAATGCTTACTGCTAAAGAGAGTATACAGTCATTTGATTGTTCTTTTAAAATCTGA
- the LOC117833301 gene encoding probable protein S-acyltransferase 23 isoform X3, with protein MAEIEVVTDGGSARLDVEEEGDQRRQGGGGPAAGEPDPVVDVYSAAAYGDLERLRGFVERGGAAALREPDGNGYHALQWAALNNYPHVALYLIEHGADVNATDHAGQTALHWAAVRGSTSVSDVLMEHGARVEAADVNGYRAVHVAAQYGQTSFLHHIISKYGAYFDALDNDGRSALHWAAYKGNADTIRLLLFMDANQVRQDKNGCTPLHWAAIRGNLEVCTVLVHAGTKEELTLNDSGGLTPVQLAAEKGHRHLSNILSNAIKVSFEDKFFPGRSRKIGYAPFLFAYLVICLILFLNSIVFAPNFSRITATAGLWSWAAVSLFFASQVQFYRVSRKNPGYIKANTKRLDSKEPLMEIDLTNSSWTGNWSQLCPTCKIIRPMRSKHCPTCKHCVEQFDHHCPWISNCVGTKRGYYFSPLEE; from the exons atggcggagaTCGAGGTGGTGACCGACGGCGGCTCCGCGAGGCTggatgtggaggaggagggggaccagcggcggcagggcggggGTGggcccgcggcgggggagccGGACCCCGTGGTCGACGTGTACTCGGCCGCGGCGTACGGGGACCTGGAGCGGCTTCGGGGCTTCGTCGAGCGCGGGGGCGCCGCGGCCCTCCGGGAGCCCGACGGAAACGGCTACCACGCGCTCCAGTGGGCCGCGCTCAACAACTACCCCCACGTCGCGCTCTACCTTATCGAG CACGGGGCCGACGTGAACGCGACGGACCACGCGGGGCAGACGGCGCTGCACTGGGCGGCGGTGCGCGGGTCGACGTCCGTGTCCGACGTGCTCATGGAGCACGGCGCGAGGGTCGAGGCCGCCGACGTCAATGGCTACCGG GCAGTCCATGTTGCAGCTCAGTATGGCCAGACGTCATTCTTGCATCACATTATCTCAAAGTACGGTGCATATTTTGATGCTTTGGACAATGATGGGAGGAGCGCATTGCACTG GGCTGCCTACAAGGGGAATGCAGATACAATCAGATTACTTCTGTTTATGGATGCTAATCAAGTAAGGCAAGACAAAAACG GTTGTACCCCTTTACACTGGGCTGCTATAAGAGGAAATTTGGAGGTTTGCACAGTTCTTGTACATGCTGGTACGAAGGAAGAACTCACACTAAATGATAGTGGTGGGCTAACTCCTGTGCAACTTGCAGCAGAAAAAGGTCATCGGCATCTTTCCAACATCCTT TCTAATGCTATAAAAGTAAGCTTTGAAGACAAGTTCTTCCCTGGGAGATCGAGAAAAATTGGATATGCCCCTTTCTTGTTTGCTTATCTTGTCATCTGCCTTATCCTTTTCCTGAACTCAATTGTATTTG CACCTAATTTTTCTAGGATCACTGCTACTGCTGGTCTTTGGTCTTGGGCTGCTGTATCACTTTTCTTTGCATCACAAGTACAGTTCTACAGAGTTAGCAG AAAGAATCCTGGCTATATCAAGGCAAATACCAAGCGACTTGATTCGAAG GAACCACTTATGGAGATTGATCTTACCAACTCCTCTTGGACAGGCAATTGGTCTCAGCTATGCCCTACTTGTAAG ATAATTCGCCCTATGCGCTCCAAACATTGTCCAACTTGTAAGCATTGTGTCGAGCAATTTGACCATCACTGCCCGTGGATATCAAACTGTGTTG GGACTAAACGTGGATACTATTTTAGTCCTCTGGAAGAATAA
- the LOC117833301 gene encoding probable protein S-acyltransferase 23 isoform X1 — protein sequence MAEIEVVTDGGSARLDVEEEGDQRRQGGGGPAAGEPDPVVDVYSAAAYGDLERLRGFVERGGAAALREPDGNGYHALQWAALNNYPHVALYLIEHGADVNATDHAGQTALHWAAVRGSTSVSDVLMEHGARVEAADVNGYRAVHVAAQYGQTSFLHHIISKYGAYFDALDNDGRSALHWAAYKGNADTIRLLLFMDANQVRQDKNGCTPLHWAAIRGNLEVCTVLVHAGTKEELTLNDSGGLTPVQLAAEKGHRHLSNILSNAIKVSFEDKFFPGRSRKIGYAPFLFAYLVICLILFLNSIVFAPNFSRITATAGLWSWAAVSLFFASQVQFYRVSRKNPGYIKANTKRLDSKEPLMEIDLTNSSWTGNWSQLCPTCKIIRPMRSKHCPTCKHCVEQFDHHCPWISNCVGKRNKWDFFVFLCMGIATSFLGAAVGFHRLWTEPVILSSSESWTHFMVTNHPGAVLFMFLDVFLLTGALILTGAQAVQIAWNITTNEQANKSRYAYLRGPDGRFRNPYSRGCQRNCTDFLVNGYTNDEEIAWPTLQQTVQRS from the exons atggcggagaTCGAGGTGGTGACCGACGGCGGCTCCGCGAGGCTggatgtggaggaggagggggaccagcggcggcagggcggggGTGggcccgcggcgggggagccGGACCCCGTGGTCGACGTGTACTCGGCCGCGGCGTACGGGGACCTGGAGCGGCTTCGGGGCTTCGTCGAGCGCGGGGGCGCCGCGGCCCTCCGGGAGCCCGACGGAAACGGCTACCACGCGCTCCAGTGGGCCGCGCTCAACAACTACCCCCACGTCGCGCTCTACCTTATCGAG CACGGGGCCGACGTGAACGCGACGGACCACGCGGGGCAGACGGCGCTGCACTGGGCGGCGGTGCGCGGGTCGACGTCCGTGTCCGACGTGCTCATGGAGCACGGCGCGAGGGTCGAGGCCGCCGACGTCAATGGCTACCGG GCAGTCCATGTTGCAGCTCAGTATGGCCAGACGTCATTCTTGCATCACATTATCTCAAAGTACGGTGCATATTTTGATGCTTTGGACAATGATGGGAGGAGCGCATTGCACTG GGCTGCCTACAAGGGGAATGCAGATACAATCAGATTACTTCTGTTTATGGATGCTAATCAAGTAAGGCAAGACAAAAACG GTTGTACCCCTTTACACTGGGCTGCTATAAGAGGAAATTTGGAGGTTTGCACAGTTCTTGTACATGCTGGTACGAAGGAAGAACTCACACTAAATGATAGTGGTGGGCTAACTCCTGTGCAACTTGCAGCAGAAAAAGGTCATCGGCATCTTTCCAACATCCTT TCTAATGCTATAAAAGTAAGCTTTGAAGACAAGTTCTTCCCTGGGAGATCGAGAAAAATTGGATATGCCCCTTTCTTGTTTGCTTATCTTGTCATCTGCCTTATCCTTTTCCTGAACTCAATTGTATTTG CACCTAATTTTTCTAGGATCACTGCTACTGCTGGTCTTTGGTCTTGGGCTGCTGTATCACTTTTCTTTGCATCACAAGTACAGTTCTACAGAGTTAGCAG AAAGAATCCTGGCTATATCAAGGCAAATACCAAGCGACTTGATTCGAAG GAACCACTTATGGAGATTGATCTTACCAACTCCTCTTGGACAGGCAATTGGTCTCAGCTATGCCCTACTTGTAAG ATAATTCGCCCTATGCGCTCCAAACATTGTCCAACTTGTAAGCATTGTGTCGAGCAATTTGACCATCACTGCCCGTGGATATCAAACTGTGTTGGTAAG CGAAATAAGTGGGACTTTTTCGTGTTTCTTTGTATGGGGATAGCTACATCCTTTCTGGGCGCTGCCGTTGGATTCCATA GACTTTGGACAGAGCCTGTTATACTCTCATCTTCAGAATCGTGGACACACTTCATGGTGACAAATCATCCTGGTGCTGTATTATTCATGTTTCTGGATGTCTTTTTATTAACTGGAGCTCTTATTCTCACTGGAGCACAAGCAGTACAG ATAGCATGGAACATCACAACTAATGAGCAAGCAAACAAGTCCCGCTACGCATATCTTCGAGGGCCTGATGGGCGCTTCAGAAATCCTTATAGTCGAGGTTGCCAGAGGAACTGCACTGATTTTCTTGTCAATGGATACACCAATGATGAGGAGATTGCATGGCCAACCCTTCAGCAAACAGTACAGAGAAGCTAG